One window of the Eucalyptus grandis isolate ANBG69807.140 chromosome 6, ASM1654582v1, whole genome shotgun sequence genome contains the following:
- the LOC104450041 gene encoding gibberellin 2-beta-dioxygenase 1 has protein sequence MVVPSKLAIEQFSYVMNSNALSSHQIPVVDLSKPDSKSLIIKACEECGFFKVVNHGVPLDFISRLEEEAVKFFSLPLPEKERAGPPDPFGYGNKMIGRNGDVGWIEYLLLTTDPNFNYRKLPSAFNENPERFRSALSDYTSAVRYMACEILELMADGLRIQQRNIFSKLLMDEQSDSVFRLNHYPPCPELQSYVDRNMIGFGEHTDPQIISVLRSNNTSGLQISMKDGTWVSVPPDQNSFFINVGDSLEVMTNGRFRSVRHRVLANTSKSRVSMIYFGGPPLSEKIAPLPCLMKGKESLYKEFTWFEYKKSAYNTRLADNRLEHFQRVAAS, from the exons ATGGTTGTCCCGTCCAAACTAGCAATTGAACAGTTCTCCTACGTTATGAACAGCAACGCATTATCATCCCACCAAATCCCTGTCGTGGACCTCTCGAAGCCCGACTCCAAGAGCCTCATCATCAAGGCCTGCGAAGAGTGCGGCTTCTTTAAGGTCGTGAACCACGGCGTCCCGTTGGATTTTATCTCCAGGCTGGAGGAGGAAGCCGTCAAGTTCTTCTCTCTGCCTCTCCCCGAGAAGGAGAGGGCAGGCCCTCCTGACCCGTTCGGCTATGGCAACAAGATGATTGGCCGGAACGGAGATGTGGGTTGGATCGAATACCTCCTCCTGACGACCGATCCCAACTTCAACTACCGCAAGCTCCCATCGGCTTTTAACGAAAACCCAGAAAGATTTCG CTCTGCTTTGAGTGATTACACATCGGCGGTGAGGTACATGGCGTGTGAGATTCTCGAGTTGATGGCCGACGGATTAAGGATTCAACAGAGGAATATATTTAGCAAACTTTTGATGGATGAACAGAGCGACTCTGTTTTCAGGCTCAACCACTACCCTCCATGCCCGGAGCTTCAATCCTATGTCGATAGGAACATGATTGGATTCGGTGAACACACTGACCCACAAATCATATCTGTTCTCAGATCGAACAACACGTCTGGGCTCCAAATATCCATGAAAGATGGGACTTGGGTTTCTGTTCCACCGGACCAGAACTCATTCTTCATCAATGTTGGTGACTCCTTAGAG GTGATGACTAACGGGCGATTCAGAAGCGTGAGGCACAGAGTCCTGGCGAACACCTCGAAGTCCAGGGTCTCGATGATATACTTCGGAGGACCACCTTTGAGTGAGAAGATAGCGCCATTGCCGTGCCTCATGAAGGGCAAAGAGAGCCTGTACAAGGAGTTTACATGGTTCGAATACAAGAAGTCCGCCTACAACACGAGGTTGGCTGATAACAGGCTAGAGCATTTTCAGAGAGTAGCCGCTTCTTGA
- the LOC104452047 gene encoding uncharacterized protein LOC104452047 — translation MEASFVLEMQKIKFSEEFPDKPADALAETTSRDIWNDRGKSAGSQDRSESKLLLNSSLVRIAVVKKAAPISSLSASVEGTKQDEADKKGGGSSFRLQSKCQNYGISIDDD, via the exons ATGGAAGCGTCATTTGTCCTTGAAATGCAGAAGATAAAATTTTCTGAGGAATTTCCGGACAAGCCAGCAGATGCCTTGGCAGAAACTACTTCCAGGGACATTTGGAACGACAGAG GAAAATCTGCTGGTTCACAGGATCGGAGTGAGAGTAAATTGCTGTTGAATTCATCCTTGGTACGAATTGCTGTCGTAAAGAAAGCTGCTCCTATCTCCAGCCTTAGTGCTTCAGTCGAAGGGACTAAACAAGATGAAGCGGATAAGAAAGGTGGTGGTTCGAGCTTTAGACTGCAGTCAAAATGTCAAAACTATGGAATTAGCATTGATGATGATTGA